A section of the Cryobacterium soli genome encodes:
- a CDS encoding carbohydrate ABC transporter permease produces MTVVLTAAPAAVADSSRGRGPRAGRAWPYLTPLLVLLFAWVYGPALFTGVLSFLEWNLTGAPGGFVGLENYARLLREPEFGQAAGQTMLYAAALLPFSTIVPMFLAIMLWQRPGRTSTVYRSLLFLPVMVAPVAVAVSWRFLLNPLQGLANEVIGVIGLPPMNWLGNPASALIVIVLVTAAKVTAFNMLLYSAALSTLDRRTLQAARLESASAWETTRFIVIPQLHKTTLLLGVLSIVLAGQWVFTNVSVLTQGGPDGVTDNVYYRIYTLGFEFFETGMASAAAAIVLLFFALASLGWVLLTRSNLRRSSANR; encoded by the coding sequence GTGACGGTAGTGCTCACCGCTGCCCCGGCTGCTGTCGCTGACAGCAGCCGGGGCCGTGGGCCGCGGGCCGGCCGGGCCTGGCCGTACCTCACCCCCCTGCTGGTGCTGCTGTTCGCCTGGGTGTACGGACCGGCGCTGTTCACCGGCGTCCTGTCGTTCCTGGAGTGGAACCTGACGGGAGCTCCCGGCGGGTTCGTAGGCCTGGAGAACTACGCCCGCCTGCTCCGCGAGCCCGAGTTCGGGCAGGCGGCGGGCCAGACCATGCTCTACGCGGCGGCCCTCCTGCCGTTCTCCACCATCGTGCCGATGTTCCTGGCGATCATGCTCTGGCAGCGACCCGGCCGGACCAGCACCGTCTATCGTTCGCTGCTCTTCCTGCCGGTCATGGTCGCTCCGGTTGCGGTGGCCGTGTCCTGGCGGTTCCTGCTCAATCCGCTGCAGGGCCTGGCCAACGAGGTCATCGGGGTCATCGGGCTGCCGCCGATGAACTGGCTGGGCAACCCGGCGAGCGCCCTCATCGTGATCGTGCTGGTGACCGCCGCCAAGGTCACCGCCTTCAACATGCTGCTCTACAGCGCCGCCCTCTCCACGCTGGACCGGCGCACCCTGCAGGCCGCGCGGCTCGAATCCGCCAGTGCCTGGGAGACGACGCGGTTCATCGTGATCCCGCAGCTGCACAAGACCACCCTGCTGCTCGGGGTGCTCAGCATCGTGCTGGCCGGCCAATGGGTCTTCACCAATGTCTCCGTGCTCACCCAGGGCGGGCCCGACGGCGTCACCGACAACGTCTACTACCGCATCTACACCCTCGGGTTCGAATTCTTCGAGACCGGGATGGCGTCGGCCGCGGCAGCCATCGTGCTGCTGTTCTTCGCCCTCGCCAGCCTCGGCTGGGTACTGCTGACTCGATCGAACCTGAGGAGATCCAGTGCCAACCGCTGA
- a CDS encoding ABC transporter ATP-binding protein has translation MTLSTLAGDIQLVGLTKTYGSATALDAIDLHIPAGSLTVIVGPSGCGKSTLLRVLSGLETASTGGLLLGGAPLTDQRAGDRDVAMVFQDYALYPHMSVAANLSFGLRLQARHDRRNGPSKAEITRRVADVAGLLGLDALLERKPAQLSGGQRQRVALGRAIIRRPQVLLLDEPLSALDSQLRASARAEILRLHREIGATLVLVTHDQHEALSMATHLVVMDAGRVAQSGTAEELFHRPATEFVATFVGSPAMNLQPEQTGDGRVGWRATDATVLPDVRHPAAVPASGDLVVSGTTELCEFTGDGQQVLVRNDERSFTITQHEGDSWLRPGEPMHAIIPASRLHHFDSNGHRRHAS, from the coding sequence ATGACCCTTAGCACTCTCGCCGGCGACATCCAGCTCGTCGGCCTCACCAAGACCTACGGCAGTGCGACCGCGCTCGACGCCATCGACCTGCACATTCCCGCCGGCTCGCTCACTGTCATCGTCGGCCCGTCGGGCTGCGGCAAGTCCACCCTGCTGCGGGTGCTGTCCGGGCTGGAGACCGCGAGCACCGGCGGCCTGCTCCTCGGCGGCGCTCCCCTGACCGACCAGCGCGCCGGCGACCGCGACGTGGCCATGGTCTTCCAGGACTACGCCCTGTACCCGCACATGTCCGTCGCCGCGAACCTGTCGTTCGGCCTGCGGCTGCAGGCCCGGCATGACCGCCGCAACGGACCGTCCAAGGCCGAGATCACCCGCCGCGTGGCCGACGTCGCCGGCTTGCTCGGGCTCGACGCCCTGCTCGAGCGCAAGCCCGCCCAGCTCAGCGGTGGGCAGCGGCAGCGGGTGGCACTGGGCCGGGCGATCATCCGCCGGCCTCAGGTGCTGCTTCTGGACGAACCGCTCTCTGCGCTCGATTCCCAGCTGCGCGCCAGCGCACGCGCCGAGATCCTGCGGCTGCACCGCGAGATCGGCGCAACCCTGGTGCTCGTCACCCACGACCAGCACGAGGCGCTCTCGATGGCCACCCACCTGGTGGTCATGGACGCCGGCCGGGTGGCGCAGTCCGGTACGGCCGAAGAGCTCTTCCACCGTCCGGCGACGGAGTTCGTCGCCACCTTCGTCGGCTCCCCCGCCATGAACCTGCAACCGGAGCAGACCGGCGACGGCCGCGTCGGCTGGCGTGCCACCGACGCCACGGTGCTGCCCGATGTGCGCCATCCGGCGGCCGTGCCGGCATCCGGCGATCTGGTGGTCTCCGGCACCACCGAGCTCTGCGAATTCACCGGGGACGGCCAGCAGGTGCTGGTGCGCAACGACGAGCGCAGCTTCACCATCACCCAACACGAGGGCGACTCCTGGCTTCGCCCGGGCGAGCCCATGCACGCCATCATTCCCGCCTCCCGTCTGCACCACTTCGATTCGAACGGACACCGCCGTCATGCCAGTTGA
- a CDS encoding carbohydrate ABC transporter permease has translation MPTADRTRSVAWHVVLIGVILMMTFPVLWGILTSFKPANDIYSLTPFSAQPTLDHYVHALTAWPVGLLLGNTFVMAAGVVIGQVLIAILGAFALAYFAPRYRNLVLTLLTISLAIPPQALIIPQFLMTAKLGWLNTDVGLIVPQLGSSALAVLLLLQHVDGLPGSLLNAARLDGARPLEVLWSIVLPALRPAIAAVSILVFITTWNEYLWPLLVAPRQIDTTVQIGLRQFETAEGTNFGGLLAAATLTSLPILIVYLVASRRITDAFLQSGLK, from the coding sequence GTGCCAACCGCTGACCGTACGCGTTCCGTCGCCTGGCACGTCGTGCTCATCGGGGTGATCCTGATGATGACCTTCCCGGTGCTCTGGGGCATCCTCACCTCGTTCAAACCGGCCAACGACATCTACTCCCTGACCCCGTTCTCGGCCCAGCCCACCCTCGACCATTACGTTCACGCCCTCACGGCCTGGCCGGTGGGGCTGCTGCTCGGCAACACCTTCGTGATGGCGGCCGGGGTGGTGATCGGCCAGGTTCTCATCGCCATTCTCGGGGCGTTCGCCCTGGCCTACTTCGCACCGCGGTACCGCAATCTGGTGCTCACCCTGCTCACGATCTCGCTCGCCATCCCGCCACAGGCGCTGATCATTCCGCAGTTCCTCATGACGGCGAAGCTGGGCTGGTTGAACACCGACGTGGGCCTGATCGTGCCGCAACTGGGCTCATCCGCCCTGGCCGTGCTCCTTCTCCTGCAGCACGTGGACGGGCTGCCCGGCTCCCTGCTGAACGCGGCCAGACTCGACGGCGCTCGTCCCCTCGAGGTGCTGTGGAGCATCGTCCTGCCGGCGCTCCGTCCGGCAATCGCCGCGGTCAGCATCCTGGTGTTCATCACGACCTGGAACGAATACCTCTGGCCGTTGCTCGTGGCGCCCCGCCAGATCGACACCACCGTGCAGATCGGGCTGCGGCAATTCGAGACCGCGGAAGGCACCAACTTCGGCGGCCTGCTCGCGGCCGCCACCCTCACCAGCCTGCCCATCCTCATCGTCTATCTCGTCGCGTCGCGGCGGATCACGGACGCCTTCCTCCAGTCGGGACTCAAATGA
- a CDS encoding FecCD family ABC transporter permease — MSISTPPRVSAAIGATGTPIGTGPQDPAHPSAHDHVVATIRRSRRRGSWMLAGLGVALAAVVLAALAIGPVAIHPATVAAILGDRLLGTGHGAWPDSVEQIVWLARAPRVAMAVVAGAVLAAAGAMLQALVRNSLADPYLLGLNSGASTGVALIVLTVGGGSALLFSGAALAGAIGAVLLVLLLAGAANRRGPLRLVLAGLAVGYALNAATSFLVFSSDSPEAARSVLFWLLGSLAAVQPVALAAATGAAVLGLAVLILIAPLTDALASGDDSARSAGIDPERARIWLMVGVSAMVGVIVAGVGGVGFIGLVVPHLARRLVGGRHRLVLPVAALLGAMLLVAADTVARTAFAPQEIPVGVITGIIGAPILLLLLRRSAPGAGA, encoded by the coding sequence ATGAGCATCAGCACTCCGCCGCGCGTCAGCGCCGCCATCGGCGCCACGGGCACGCCGATCGGCACCGGCCCCCAGGACCCCGCGCACCCCAGCGCCCATGACCACGTGGTCGCCACAATCCGGCGGTCCCGCCGGCGCGGTAGCTGGATGCTCGCCGGTCTCGGTGTGGCCCTCGCCGCGGTGGTCCTGGCCGCCCTGGCCATCGGGCCGGTCGCCATCCACCCGGCCACGGTGGCCGCGATCCTGGGCGACCGACTGCTCGGCACCGGGCACGGCGCCTGGCCGGACTCGGTGGAACAGATCGTCTGGCTGGCCCGCGCGCCGCGGGTGGCCATGGCCGTCGTTGCGGGTGCCGTGCTCGCCGCGGCCGGCGCCATGCTGCAGGCCCTGGTGCGCAACAGCCTGGCCGACCCGTACCTGCTCGGCCTCAACTCGGGCGCCTCCACCGGGGTCGCGCTCATCGTGCTCACCGTGGGCGGCGGCAGCGCACTGTTGTTCTCCGGTGCCGCCCTGGCCGGCGCGATCGGCGCAGTGCTGCTGGTGCTGCTGCTCGCCGGAGCAGCCAACCGGCGTGGGCCGCTCCGCCTGGTGCTCGCCGGCCTCGCGGTCGGCTACGCGCTGAACGCGGCCACCAGCTTCCTGGTCTTCTCCAGCGACTCCCCCGAGGCTGCCCGCTCGGTGCTGTTCTGGTTGCTCGGCTCCCTCGCGGCCGTGCAGCCCGTGGCCCTGGCCGCCGCCACCGGTGCCGCCGTGCTCGGTCTGGCGGTGCTCATCCTCATCGCCCCGCTCACGGATGCGCTCGCCTCCGGCGACGACTCGGCCCGCTCCGCCGGCATCGACCCTGAGCGCGCCCGTATCTGGCTCATGGTGGGCGTCTCGGCCATGGTCGGCGTGATCGTCGCCGGGGTGGGCGGCGTCGGATTCATCGGACTCGTCGTGCCGCACCTGGCTCGCCGGCTGGTGGGCGGCCGGCACCGGCTGGTGCTGCCGGTGGCAGCGCTGCTGGGCGCGATGCTGCTCGTGGCCGCCGACACCGTGGCCCGCACCGCCTTCGCCCCGCAGGAGATCCCGGTGGGCGTGATAACCGGCATCATCGGCGCCCCCATCCTCCTGCTGCTCCTGCGCCGTTCGGCGCCGGGGGCCGGCGCCTGA
- a CDS encoding GPP34 family phosphoprotein produces the protein MPNCDLNTRSDVTTTTLSLPEELQLALPPLTGHLRFGAMDLAVAAIIDLALRGRLVAKKSRFGQPSSATLTVADASPTGNLPLDAVLEAFVARGKPWKVYFAVTDLWASVSEATTASLVDRGALSAHGTPRGRGGHLEPVDVYLREEAMARLEREPSPDDPRAAMLLDIRRHSAWGWSPKDGLRRPPVLGDYPENVAITARGALSALYIATGSAV, from the coding sequence GTGCCCAACTGCGACCTGAATACGCGTTCCGATGTAACGACCACAACGCTGAGCCTGCCCGAGGAACTGCAGCTGGCGCTGCCGCCCCTCACCGGACACCTTCGCTTCGGAGCGATGGACCTCGCCGTCGCCGCGATCATCGACCTCGCCCTGCGCGGCCGGCTCGTGGCCAAGAAGTCCCGCTTCGGCCAGCCCTCCAGCGCCACCCTCACCGTTGCGGATGCCTCGCCGACCGGCAACCTGCCGCTCGACGCTGTGCTGGAGGCGTTTGTGGCCCGCGGGAAGCCGTGGAAGGTGTACTTCGCCGTGACCGACCTGTGGGCATCCGTCTCGGAGGCGACCACCGCCAGCCTGGTCGACCGGGGTGCGCTCAGCGCCCACGGCACCCCGCGCGGCCGCGGCGGTCACCTCGAGCCCGTCGATGTGTACCTGCGGGAAGAAGCCATGGCACGCCTGGAGCGGGAACCGTCGCCGGACGACCCGAGGGCGGCCATGCTGCTCGACATCCGCCGGCACTCGGCCTGGGGCTGGAGCCCGAAGGACGGGCTGCGCAGGCCGCCGGTGCTCGGCGACTACCCGGAGAACGTGGCCATCACCGCCCGGGGCGCCCTGAGCGCGCTGTACATCGCCACCGGCTCCGCCGTCTGA
- a CDS encoding class I SAM-dependent methyltransferase, with the protein MTDTTTHQTDARTLADARALADRWNAQQTGYIRHRAERFDTIARVVAGVCADVAEPRILDLAGGPGSLAIEVLARVPGARAVVADKDPALLAIAADLAAGTGRFEVAEVDLADGGWAEHPLIAAAPFDAVVSSTALHWLQPGTLVDVYRRLATLVRPGGIVLNGDHLSYDAGHESVLAGIALADDEAMQRETFTGAVDTWDEWWRAVAETPRYAGAMERRAGVWGAELHEAPPKATLGLHLQALRSAGFRQTGTVWQYLDDHVLYAVR; encoded by the coding sequence ATGACCGACACCACCACTCACCAGACGGATGCGCGCACGCTGGCCGACGCCCGCGCCCTCGCTGACCGCTGGAACGCCCAGCAGACCGGCTACATCCGGCACCGCGCCGAGCGCTTCGACACCATCGCCCGGGTCGTCGCCGGGGTCTGCGCCGACGTCGCCGAGCCGCGCATCCTCGACCTCGCCGGCGGTCCCGGCTCCCTCGCGATCGAGGTGCTCGCCCGGGTGCCCGGCGCACGCGCGGTCGTGGCCGACAAGGACCCCGCGCTGCTCGCCATCGCCGCCGACCTCGCCGCCGGGACCGGCCGGTTCGAGGTAGCCGAGGTGGACCTCGCCGATGGAGGCTGGGCGGAACATCCGCTCATCGCCGCCGCCCCGTTCGACGCCGTGGTCTCGTCCACGGCTCTGCACTGGCTGCAGCCGGGCACCCTGGTGGACGTCTACCGGCGCCTGGCCACGCTCGTGCGGCCGGGTGGGATCGTGTTGAACGGCGACCACCTTTCCTATGACGCCGGGCACGAGAGCGTGCTCGCGGGCATCGCCCTGGCCGACGACGAGGCCATGCAGCGGGAGACGTTCACCGGCGCCGTGGACACCTGGGACGAGTGGTGGCGGGCGGTCGCCGAGACGCCCCGGTATGCCGGGGCGATGGAGCGTCGCGCCGGCGTGTGGGGCGCGGAGTTGCACGAGGCGCCGCCCAAGGCGACGCTCGGCCTGCACCTGCAGGCGCTCCGCAGCGCGGGATTCCGCCAGACCGGCACGGTGTGGCAGTACCTCGACGATCACGTGCTCTACGCGGTGCGGTAG
- a CDS encoding ABC transporter substrate-binding protein gives MNVFRPSRSALSSSALSSHPARRRLAALLAVGSVLTVTGCAAAAEAGPAEDITITFSSYNYGTAGAAGEGTQALLDAFAEQHPNITVVPEAVPVADVLTKTKTAVAAGIAPDVVQLGYSKLAEALETLPIQSIEDIAGDEWTDHAEGINQALIQTGERDGTAHALPYTVSIPTVFYNADLFTAAGLDPESPPTSIDEVAAAAEAITAAGHYGVYFGAVDSGKSDYLTQSVINSAGGAIVNEGGDITLDSPEAIAGLTAVQDLTTQGLQPAVAVDDAVAAFSSGDLGMLVMTTAVLGNISAAAEGNFELRTSAFPTFSDEEARPTHSGASLVVLSDDEAKQQAAWEFVKFLTSKEGYTMITEKIGYLPLRADLAEDPEYLAGYFAENKLLVPALDQLATLAPYLSFPSAKANQATVLFQDNAVSPIVLRDADVKSTLTEVADRIRDLVGAP, from the coding sequence ATGAACGTGTTCCGCCCGTCCCGCTCAGCGCTGTCGTCCTCAGCACTGTCGTCACACCCTGCTCGTCGCCGGCTCGCCGCCCTGCTCGCGGTCGGCTCGGTGTTGACCGTCACCGGATGCGCCGCCGCCGCCGAGGCCGGCCCCGCCGAAGACATCACCATCACCTTCAGTTCCTACAACTACGGCACCGCAGGCGCGGCCGGAGAGGGCACCCAGGCCCTGCTCGACGCGTTCGCCGAACAGCACCCCAACATCACCGTGGTCCCCGAGGCGGTTCCGGTGGCGGATGTGCTCACCAAGACCAAGACCGCCGTGGCGGCCGGCATCGCGCCGGACGTGGTGCAGCTGGGCTACAGCAAGCTCGCCGAGGCGCTGGAGACCCTGCCGATCCAGTCGATCGAAGACATCGCCGGCGACGAGTGGACCGACCACGCCGAGGGCATCAACCAGGCTCTGATCCAGACCGGCGAACGCGACGGAACCGCACACGCCCTGCCGTACACGGTGTCGATTCCCACGGTGTTCTATAACGCCGATCTCTTCACGGCCGCCGGGCTCGACCCCGAGTCCCCGCCCACGAGCATCGACGAGGTGGCCGCGGCCGCCGAGGCCATCACGGCCGCGGGCCACTACGGCGTCTACTTCGGCGCCGTCGACAGCGGCAAGTCCGACTACCTCACCCAGTCGGTCATCAACAGCGCAGGCGGTGCGATCGTGAACGAGGGCGGCGACATCACCCTGGATTCCCCCGAGGCCATCGCCGGCCTCACCGCGGTTCAGGACCTCACCACGCAGGGACTGCAGCCCGCCGTCGCCGTGGACGATGCTGTCGCCGCGTTCTCGTCCGGCGACCTCGGCATGCTCGTGATGACCACCGCGGTGCTCGGAAACATCAGCGCCGCGGCCGAGGGCAACTTCGAGCTGCGCACGAGTGCCTTCCCCACCTTCTCCGACGAGGAGGCCCGCCCCACCCACTCCGGCGCGAGCCTGGTTGTGCTCAGCGACGACGAGGCCAAGCAGCAGGCCGCCTGGGAGTTCGTGAAGTTCCTCACCAGCAAGGAGGGCTACACGATGATCACCGAGAAGATCGGCTACCTCCCCTTGCGCGCGGACCTCGCCGAGGACCCCGAGTACCTGGCCGGCTACTTCGCCGAGAACAAGCTGCTGGTACCCGCCCTCGACCAGCTGGCCACGCTGGCGCCGTACCTGTCCTTCCCGTCCGCCAAGGCCAACCAGGCCACCGTGCTGTTCCAGGACAACGCGGTCTCCCCCATCGTGTTGCGCGACGCCGACGTGAAGAGCACGCTCACCGAGGTGGCCGACCGCATCCGCGATCTCGTCGGCGCTCCGTGA
- a CDS encoding HAD-IA family hydrolase: MPVELSPSTSDRTTLDIVWCDFGGVLTPHLDEAVGHIVDASGVTWSVLMDAAAQVAQDLGVTGLGPLELGLISQAEWGARVEAALPMDVASRVDLGRWDEYWYLNRPVNTELLAELNRLRGAGVRIGMLTNSVAEWEPHRARMLAGVEVFDAVVRSHEIGLAKPDPRIFAHADLQLHPIAGRVVLIDDIITNCKAADAHGWTGIHHVSTEHTIATLRALMPTQ; encoded by the coding sequence ATGCCAGTTGAACTCTCCCCCTCCACGTCCGACCGCACCACCCTCGACATCGTCTGGTGCGACTTCGGCGGTGTGCTCACGCCCCACCTCGATGAGGCCGTCGGGCACATCGTCGATGCCAGCGGCGTGACCTGGAGCGTGCTGATGGATGCGGCGGCGCAGGTCGCCCAAGACCTCGGCGTCACCGGACTGGGCCCGCTGGAACTCGGTCTGATCAGCCAGGCGGAATGGGGGGCCCGCGTCGAAGCCGCCCTGCCGATGGATGTGGCGAGCCGGGTGGACCTCGGCCGATGGGACGAGTACTGGTACCTCAATCGCCCGGTGAACACCGAACTCCTCGCCGAACTGAACCGGCTGCGCGGCGCCGGCGTGCGCATCGGGATGCTCACCAACAGCGTCGCCGAGTGGGAACCGCACCGGGCGCGGATGCTGGCCGGCGTCGAGGTCTTCGACGCCGTCGTGCGGTCGCACGAGATCGGGCTCGCGAAGCCCGATCCGCGGATCTTCGCGCACGCCGACCTCCAGCTGCACCCGATCGCCGGCCGGGTGGTGCTCATCGACGACATCATCACGAACTGCAAGGCGGCAGATGCCCACGGCTGGACGGGCATCCACCACGTCTCGACGGAGCACACCATCGCCACCCTGCGCGCACTGATGCCGACGCAGTGA
- a CDS encoding ABC transporter substrate-binding protein, whose protein sequence is MKHVPPARTLMALMLSAATLAGLAACSTTPTTGTGSAGSASAAAFPATVENCGSEITLDSAAERIVLVNNDALPNLEALQAVDRVVAVTSALQPGLYADATYDTLAGLSTLSTEKNATGGSVVSLEGILGAEPDLVIAPENAVDRTALAAAGIALYTPTAYCANPGAELSEPATFDRVFSEITTLGALLGEADLADQVIASGKAGVETDAPDAGTAAALYVSSGGSVLSPYGGPSMVTPVFAAAGLTNVYADSTERVFDANIEDIIARDPGTIVLLYSSGDPQETIDAFLSAPGVAGLGAVQNNRVVALQFPYTDPPSMLSIAGPAQLSALLATLA, encoded by the coding sequence ATGAAACACGTACCTCCCGCACGCACCCTGATGGCGCTGATGCTCAGCGCCGCCACCCTGGCCGGCCTGGCCGCCTGCTCGACCACGCCCACCACCGGCACTGGCTCCGCCGGCTCGGCGAGCGCCGCGGCGTTTCCCGCCACCGTGGAGAACTGCGGCAGCGAGATCACCCTCGATTCCGCGGCCGAACGCATCGTGCTCGTCAACAACGACGCGCTGCCCAACCTCGAGGCGCTCCAGGCCGTCGACCGGGTCGTCGCTGTGACCTCCGCGCTGCAGCCCGGGCTCTACGCCGATGCCACCTACGACACCCTGGCCGGCCTGAGCACCCTCTCCACCGAGAAGAACGCCACCGGCGGCTCGGTCGTGTCGCTCGAGGGCATCCTCGGCGCCGAGCCCGACCTGGTCATCGCGCCGGAGAACGCCGTGGACCGCACCGCCCTGGCCGCGGCCGGCATCGCGCTCTACACACCCACCGCCTACTGCGCCAACCCCGGCGCCGAGCTCAGCGAACCGGCCACCTTCGACCGGGTCTTCAGCGAGATCACCACCCTCGGCGCCCTGCTGGGCGAAGCCGACCTGGCCGACCAGGTCATCGCATCCGGCAAGGCAGGCGTCGAGACGGACGCACCGGATGCCGGCACCGCGGCGGCCCTCTACGTCTCGTCGGGCGGCAGCGTGCTCTCGCCCTACGGCGGGCCGAGCATGGTGACGCCGGTATTCGCCGCGGCCGGGCTCACGAACGTGTACGCCGACTCCACCGAGCGGGTCTTCGACGCCAACATCGAAGACATCATCGCCCGTGACCCGGGCACGATCGTGCTGCTCTACTCCAGCGGCGACCCGCAGGAGACCATCGACGCCTTCCTCAGCGCGCCCGGAGTCGCCGGGCTCGGCGCGGTGCAGAACAACCGGGTGGTGGCGCTGCAGTTCCCCTACACCGACCCGCCCAGCATGCTCTCGATCGCCGGACCCGCCCAGCTGAGCGCCCTGCTGGCCACACTGGCATGA
- a CDS encoding thioredoxin family protein, whose translation MHTAPRPLTADPAVHFELFSTSFCGACRTTRMALDRVLQLVPGSTVAEFDVAADPQRAESLNIEHTPTTIIRDAHGREVFRAAGVPSLPQLLVATARARETAQPAPAAGPPPTSLIDGAQTTTR comes from the coding sequence ATGCACACAGCTCCACGCCCGCTCACCGCGGACCCAGCCGTGCACTTCGAGCTGTTCTCCACCTCTTTCTGCGGCGCCTGCCGCACCACCCGGATGGCCCTCGACCGGGTCCTCCAGCTGGTTCCGGGCTCGACCGTGGCCGAATTCGATGTGGCCGCCGACCCGCAACGCGCCGAGTCGCTGAACATCGAGCACACCCCGACCACGATCATCCGTGACGCCCACGGCCGCGAGGTATTCCGTGCGGCCGGGGTGCCCTCGCTGCCCCAGCTTCTGGTGGCCACGGCCCGTGCCCGCGAGACGGCGCAGCCCGCCCCGGCCGCCGGACCACCCCCGACTTCCCTGATCGACGGCGCTCAGACCACCACACGATGA
- a CDS encoding ABC transporter ATP-binding protein — MIRTQGLSVTAGGRRLLDDVTVEAPTGAVTGIVGPNGSGKTTLLRALLRATPLAAGSVSVDGHDLRHRSRRWIAQRIAVVGQRLDPDPSLCVADEVALGGLAARGVLRALGASFDDTVASALDAVGLTHRAADSLATLSGGELQRVALARALAHGADHVLLDEPTNHLDVRHRLEIVGLLRRIAPTVVIVLHDLELAARTCDHVVVLAAGHVVSAGPPAEALRPELLDTVYDVHTRVVADPDGHPHFSFSLPPAPAQASPVPERILLP, encoded by the coding sequence ATGATCCGCACGCAGGGCCTGAGCGTCACGGCCGGCGGCCGGCGGCTGCTCGACGATGTCACCGTCGAGGCGCCCACCGGCGCCGTCACGGGCATCGTCGGGCCGAACGGCAGCGGCAAGACCACGCTGCTGCGGGCCCTGCTGCGCGCCACCCCGCTGGCCGCCGGCAGCGTCAGCGTCGACGGCCACGACCTGAGGCATCGTTCACGCCGCTGGATCGCGCAGCGCATCGCCGTGGTCGGCCAGCGGCTCGACCCCGACCCCTCGCTCTGCGTCGCCGACGAGGTCGCCCTGGGCGGCCTCGCGGCCCGCGGGGTGCTGCGCGCCCTCGGCGCAAGCTTCGATGACACCGTGGCCTCGGCCCTCGACGCGGTGGGGCTCACCCACCGCGCCGCCGACAGCCTCGCCACCCTCTCCGGCGGCGAGCTGCAGCGCGTGGCCCTGGCCCGGGCGCTCGCGCACGGCGCCGACCACGTGCTGCTGGATGAGCCCACCAACCACCTCGACGTGCGGCACCGGCTCGAGATCGTCGGGCTCCTGCGCCGCATCGCGCCCACCGTGGTGATCGTGTTGCACGACCTCGAGCTGGCCGCCCGCACCTGCGACCACGTCGTGGTGCTGGCCGCCGGGCACGTCGTGAGCGCCGGGCCACCCGCCGAGGCGCTCCGGCCCGAGCTGCTCGACACCGTCTACGACGTGCACACGCGCGTGGTCGCCGACCCGGACGGCCACCCGCACTTCTCCTTCTCCCTCCCGCCCGCGCCCGCGCAGGCGTCTCCCGTTCCCGAAAGGATCCTGCTCCCATGA
- a CDS encoding cation-transporting ATPase, whose product MSNFQRILNMASKALGTSGPSTANGNGNTDWRDVVRAAADKVTGDTRPGATAGQSGSAVRSDSAVRPAASRPGAAPRPAAAPQPAAQRPASPEDAAAVARYDYLLKTAKPEQLEQVHRDAFARLTPAQREQVNAQLTAELPATERPASAEPADLARAAARGEAHNPGFLRSLFSKPAGRGGAGALAGAGLGAVAGAGVGAAGGLLAAVAGGAVLSSVAAPILEQAAGLGVDFENLTGGLGDVTAGAEEYVGGLGEQVTDLGSNLDTSGLSDAVSNFEIPGLSDLGRLFGRES is encoded by the coding sequence GTGAGCAATTTCCAGCGCATTCTGAACATGGCATCGAAGGCACTCGGCACGTCGGGCCCGTCAACCGCGAACGGCAACGGCAACACCGATTGGCGGGACGTGGTGCGCGCCGCCGCCGACAAGGTCACCGGGGACACCCGGCCCGGCGCTACGGCGGGCCAGTCGGGCTCGGCCGTTCGGTCGGACTCCGCCGTGCGCCCGGCAGCCAGCCGCCCGGGCGCCGCGCCGCGCCCGGCCGCCGCGCCCCAGCCGGCCGCGCAACGCCCGGCCAGCCCGGAGGATGCCGCGGCCGTCGCCCGGTACGACTACCTGCTCAAGACGGCCAAGCCCGAGCAGCTCGAGCAGGTGCACCGCGACGCCTTCGCCCGCCTCACACCCGCGCAACGCGAACAGGTGAACGCGCAGCTCACGGCCGAGCTGCCGGCGACGGAACGGCCCGCCTCGGCCGAACCTGCCGACCTCGCCCGCGCCGCCGCCCGCGGTGAGGCCCACAACCCCGGTTTCCTGCGCTCGCTGTTCTCGAAGCCGGCCGGTCGAGGCGGAGCCGGTGCGCTCGCCGGGGCGGGCCTGGGCGCAGTTGCCGGTGCCGGAGTGGGTGCCGCCGGCGGACTCCTCGCGGCCGTGGCCGGAGGCGCCGTGCTCAGCAGCGTGGCCGCGCCGATCCTGGAGCAGGCCGCCGGATTGGGCGTGGACTTCGAGAACCTGACCGGGGGCCTCGGCGACGTCACCGCGGGCGCCGAGGAATACGTCGGCGGCCTGGGCGAGCAGGTGACCGACCTCGGCTCCAACCTCGACACCTCGGGTTTGTCCGACGCCGTGTCGAACTTCGAGATTCCGGGACTCTCCGACCTCGGGCGGCTGTTCGGCCGCGAGAGCTAG